In Mesorhizobium shangrilense, the genomic stretch GCGCGGCCGGCGGCGAGCGCATAGGTCGAATCCGACATGGCGGCGAAGATCATGGCGGTGAGACCCATGACGACGATCTGCAGCGTATAATTGCCCTGCGGGGCGATGAACTGCGGGAAGAAGGCGCCGAAGAACACCAGCGTCTTGGGATTGCTCAGCGCCACCAGCAGGCCCTGCAGGAAAAAGCCGCCGCGCGGTTTCCTGGCTGTTCCATCGGCATTCAGCGTGCCCTTGGCACGGAACATCTGCACGCCCATCCAGATCAGATAGGCCGCGCCGATTAGCCTGACCCATTCGAACCAGTGGCCCATGCCGGCGATCAGCGTGTTGAGGCCGATACCGACGATGGCGATCATGATGGCGAGCCCGGCCTGCGTGCCCGCGACATTGGCGAGACCGGCGCGCGAGCCGTGGCGGATGCTGTTGGCGATGATCAAGGTAACGGTCGGACCGGGCACCAGGATGATGACGATGCAAGCGAGGACATAGGCGGCATAGAGTTCCAGCGACATGGTTTTCCTCCCACAATGCCGCCAGAGCGATGCGGCCAACCTCAATCAATGCATGGCTGCTATTCCGGTGCAAGCAGGCACTCCAGGCACTATGGGACGCCAAGTCACACCATTCAGGCACCGGCCTGCCAGGACAGTGTCGCCTCATAGGCCGCAGCCGCCTTCAGCACGGCAAGGTCGCCACGCGGCCGCCCGATCAACTGCATGCCCATTGGTCGGCCCTTGTCGTCGAAGCCGACGGGAACGTTGACCGCCGGGCAGCCGCCCAGCGTGGCATATGCCGAAACCTGCATCCAGCGGTGATAGCTGTCCATTGCTCGTCCGGCGACCTCGCGCGGCCAGTGTGTGCCGACTTCAAAGGGGAAGACCTGGGCGGTCGGTAGCGCGATGAGGTCGAAGCGGTCGAAGATCGACAGCAGCGTGCGATGCCAGGAGGTGCGGACGACCGAGGCCGCGCGGATCTGTGGCGCGGTGAGCCGCATCGCGTTCTCCACTTCCCAGACGGCTTCCGGCTTCAGCAGGCCGCGCCTGGCGGGATCGTCGTAGTGTATTTTGAGCGCGCAGCCGCTGCTGGCCTGGCGCAGCATCACGAAGGCCTGCCACAGCGCCTCGAAGTCGAAATCCGGCAGCAACGGCTCCGTCGCGAACGATGCCTCCGCGAACCGCCCGAGAGCAGCCTCGCAGAGATCGAGAATACCGGGCTCGATCGGCAGATGGCCGCCGAGATCGCCAAACCAGGCGATGCGGCCGCCGGTCACTGGCGTTGCCAGCCCTTCGAGGAACGAGCCCTGCTTCTCATAGGACAAGGGTGCGTGCGGATGATAACCGGCCTGCACGTCGAGCAGCAGCGCCATGTCGGCGACGTTACGGCCCATCGGCCCCTCGACGCCCATCTGCGCATGAAACACCTCGAAGTCCGGCCCGCCAGGAACTAGCCCCTGCGACGGGCGAAAGCCGTAGACATTGTTCCAGGCCGCCGGATTGCGCAGCGAGCCGCCGAAGTCGCTGCCATCGGCCAGGGGCACCATGTCCAGCGCCAGCGCCACCGCGGCACCGCCGCTCGATCCGCCGGCGGTCAGGGCAGGGTCAAAGGCGTTGAGCGTCGGCCCGAACACGTTGTTGTAGGTGTTGGAGCCCAGCCCGAATTCGGGGACGTTGGTCTTGCCAATGATGATGGCGCCGGCCTCACGAATACGCTCGACGAAGAAATCGTCTTCTTGCGGCACGAAATCGGCGAAGATCGGCGAGCCAAAGGATGTCCTGAGGCCCGTGGTCGAGGCAAGGTCCTTGATGGCGATCGGCAGGCCGAACAGGGAGCCTGCATGGCCTCCCCGCGCCAGATGGGCGTCGGCCCTGTCGGCCTCGTCCAGGATCTCGGCGCGGTCGCGCAGCGAGACGATGGCGTTGACGAGCGGGTTCACCGCTTCGATCCGGTCGAGGAATGCCGTCACCACTTCGCGAACGGACAGGTCTTTTCGCTTGATCCTCTCGGCCAACTCAACGGCGGACAGGCGGCAGATGGCGCCGGCGGGCGGCAGGTCATGTTTTGTCTGAGGACGCATGGCCTTGTCTCAGCCTTTGGATTTCTGCAATGCCGCGTCGACGTCCTTGGCCAGCGGGATCGCCGGCTGGGCGCCCGGTTTCAGGCAGGCAAGCGAACCGGCGGCTCCGGCGCGGGCAAGCGCCTGTTCCAGCGGCAGGCCGGAGGACAGGCCGGCGGCGAAATAACCGCAGAACGTATCGCCCGCTCCAACGGTGTCGACCGGGGTGATCTTCATGGCCGGCACCGCCAGGATATCGGCTGGCGTCGCGGCCATCACGCCGTCGCCGCCGAGCGTGACGACGATGGTGCGACCGGTTTTATCCGCAAAGTCGCGCATTCGCGCCGTACGGTCGCGGCCGCTCAACGACAGTGCTTCGACGTAGAGATCGAACTCGGTTTCGTTGGCGACCACATAGTCGGCCTTGCCGAGGAAGGCGGCTGCCTCGCCGCGAAAAGGCGCTGTGTTGAGCACCGTGATCGCGCCTGCCGCTCGTGCCGCGTCCAGGGCGGCGTCGACGGTCTGCAAGGGGATTTCGTGCTGCAGCAGCACCACGTCGCCCTTTTTCAGGAACGCCTTGGAAAGGTCGCCAGGCAAAACTGAATCATTGGCGCCCGGCACCACGGCGATCATGTTCTCGCCGTCGCCGCCAACCATGATCAGCGCCGTGCCGGTCGAGGCAAAGGTTTCACCGACGCCGGACAGGTCGATCTTGCCGTCCCGTAGCAACGCCAATGCATCATTGGCGAAGCTGTCCTTGCCGACCGCGCCCACCATCCGCACCGTGGCACCCGCGCGTGCGGCGGCCAGCGCCTGGTTGGCGCCCTTGCCGCCGGGTGCGGTGGCAAAGCCGGAGCCGCCAACCGTTTCCCCGGGGCCGGGGAGCCGGTCGACATTGGCGATAAGGTCGAGGTTGATCGAGCCGACAACGATAATCAAGTAAAGCCTCCTGCTGAATGCGCGGGAAGCTACTCTGGAAGGCGGCGGCTTGCCAGATCAGGACTGATGCCGCGCGCGATTTTGTCTGGGCCAGATCATCCGCAAGGCGGCAGCCAGCAATGTGGTTGGCCAGGGCTTTTCGTTACCGTTTGAACGTCCTTGGCCCATTCATTCAGGACGAGATCTGCCCTGCCTCCCAGCCAAGGATGGCGCGTTTGCGGGTCAGGCCCCAATGGTAGCCGGTAAGGTCGCCGGACTTGCCGATGGCTCGATGGCATGGAACCACGAAGGAGATCGGGTTGGCGCCATTGGCCGCGCCAACGGCCCGGCTGGCTGACGGCGTGCCGATGCTGGCGGCGATCGACGAATAGGTGCGCGCCTTGCCCATCGGAATCTTGAGCAATGCCTCCCAGACGCGAACCTGGAAATCGGTGCCGATCATGACGACATGCAGCGGCTGGTCGGGGCGCCAGAGCGTGGAGTCGAAGATGCGAGCGGCATAAGGCCCGGTCGCGGCCATGTCCTCGACATAGACGGCGTTCGGCCAGCGGCTGGACATGTCGGCGAATGTCGCGCGTTCCTCGCCAGGGTCGCTGAAGGCAAGGCCGGCAAGTCCGCGGTCGGTAGCCATGATCAAGGCGGTGCCGAACGGCGATGGGTGGTAGCCATAGCGAATGGTGAGCCCGGCGCCGCGTGTCTTGTAATCGCCGGGCGACATCGCTTCATGGGTGACGAAAAGATCGTGCAGCCGGCCGGGACCGGACATGCCCAGTTCGAAGGATGTTTCGAGCAGCGGCATGCCGGAATCAAGCAGCTTGCGCGCGTGGTCGAGCGTCACGGCCTGAAGGAAGGCTTTGGGCGAAAGGCCGGCCCAGCGGGTGAAAAGCTTCTGCAGGCCGGTCGGTGTCTCGCCGACCTCCTCGGCCAGTTCCTCAAGCGACGGCTGGTCGCGATAGTCGAGGCTGATCTTCTCGATGGCGCGGCGCACGATTTCGTAGTCACTGCCTTCGGGCGTGATGTCTTTTTTGAGGACTGCTGTCGTTTGGACGCTCATCGAACGGTCTCCTTGACCGTGAATATCGCGCTTCGCCACCGCCATCGCCACCCGAAACTTGCCTTCTTGCCGGACATATCCAGATGGAATTGGTCAACGCCGGCGAAAAGGTGAGCATGCGCAGGAAAGGGATATCCGCCGACAACGCTTTACGGCAGGGCGCCGGACAGCGGGCAAGCTGTATCGGTTCCAGTCAGCGCGTCTTGGCGGTCGCCAGTGCCCGTGAAAAGGCCTTGGCGAAACTCTCGCGATCGTCCGGATTGAGGAAGCCGCCGATCGGCACGTTCTGGCCCTGCGCTTCAACGGTCATCCGGGTGATGCCGATCTCGGCGTGGCGGGCGACTGAAAAGCGTGCCCAGAACGGGTTGAAGCGATGCGCTTCCGATTTGCCGGAAGGAGCCGTCTTGCGGATGTCGAGGCTGGTGCGCGACACCGACACTTCCTCGCGGGCGCGGGCGGCGCGGTAGTTGGCGCGAAAGGCGATGTAGACGGCGATCACGTCAAGGCCGAAGAAGCCGAACACCGGCCAGGCGCCGCGCGACAGGAAGAAAACGCCGGTGACCACCCAGCCCAACACAAGCGCGCCCATCATCACGGCAAAACCGGTCCGGCCGAGCGACCGGTGTGGTGTCAGCAAGGCGTGGAAGATTGGCTCGTCGGCCTGAAATGAAGCGTTTGTGTCGCCCATGGCTGGATATTATAGGAGGGAAATGGCCAGCCCCAAGTTCAAAAAATCCTCAACACCCAAAAATGAAGTGTTGCCCGACCGCCGCAACGGCTCGAAGGCGAAGCCGAGCGCCCGTTCGGCCAAGCGCCGGTCGCTCTACAGCCCGGCCGAAGTGCATGAGATCTTCCGGCGGTTTTCCGTCCAGCGGCCGGAGCCGAAGGGCGAACTCGAGCACGTCAACGCCTTCACGCTGCTGGTGGCTGTCGTGCTTTCGGCGCAGGCGACGGACGCCGGCGTCAACAAGGCAACGCGGGCGCTGTTCAAGGCCGCCGACACGCCGCACAAGATGCTGGCGCTGGGCGAGGCCAAGGTTGGCGACCATATCCGCACCATCGGGCTCTGGCGCAACAAGGCCAAGAACGTCATCGCGCTGTCGGAAGCGCTGATCCGCGACCATGGCGGCGAGGTTCCCGACGACCGCGACGAACTGGTCAAGCTGCCGGGGGTTGGGCGCAAGACCGCCAATGTCGTGCTCAACATGGCCTTCGGCCAGCATACGATGGCCGTCGACACACACATCCTGCGCATCGGCAACCGGCTTGGACTGGCGCCCGGCAAGACCCCCGAACAGGTCGAGCAGGAGCTGTTGCGGATCATCCCGGACGAATATATGCGCCACGCGCATCATTGGCTGATCCTGCACGGCCGCTATGTCTGCAAGGCGCGCAAGCCGGATTGCCCTGCCTGCGTTATCGCCGACATCTGCAAGGCGGAGGTGAAGACGACCAGCATTCCGGCGCCCCTGGTGCCGATCGATCCTGTTGAAACAGCGCTCGAAGGCGCGGCTCAATAACCATAGCCGCGCGCCATCGCGGCCGCGAACACCGGAATCAGCAGGAAGACGAAAGCCTCGGCGCGGATATAGGTCTTTACCGATGCGAGTTCGGCCGGCGGCACCAGGAACGAGGGATTGGCGACGGCCTGCCTGTTCCAGGAAATGAACCGGATGGTCGGCAGGATCGACAGCAGGCCAACGACGGCGAAGGCCGCCATCTTGGCCCAGAACACCCAGTTGTGGACGTAGAACTCCCAGCCCTTCAGCCCATAGATGACGTGATCAGCCCGGCAAGAATGCCGTAATGGCGATCGATGCCGATAAGGCGCCGGATGGTTGCGGCCGGCAATTCTCCACGGATCAGGACAAACTCGGCGCCGATAATGCCTGCCAGGGAAAACACCAGCAGGTGATGCAGGATGGCAAGCACGAGGTCGGTGGTTTCCATATTCTTTCCCCTGCATTTGGTGGCGCGGGCGATTCAGCCTGTCGCGAAAATTAGCATCATTGAGAAAAATTCCCATACGGGCAGTGGCGAGGCCTGGCAGGCGACATCCGCCTTGTTGGACCTTGCGTCGCTCTGTCGGTTTGCTATCCGCCCTGTATCGCAAGCGAGGCTTTTTCATGAGCGCTGTTCAAGCAAGGTCGGCTCCTGCCATCGAGACGGAGCGAACCATCCTTCGGGCGCACCGGCTGGAGGATTTCGATGCCTATGTCGCCATGTGGGCCGATCCCGTTGTCACCCGTTTCATTGGCGGCAAGCCGCGCACGCGCGAAGAGAGCTGGATGCGCTTCCTGCGCCATTCCGGCCTGTGGTCCTTGCTGGGCTACGGCTTCTGGGCGATCGAGGAGAAAGCGACGGGCCGGTTCATCGGCGAGGCCGGCTTCCATGACCTGAAGCGCGACATCGTGCCGTCGATCGAAGGCATTCCGGAAGCAGGCTGGGCACTCGCTCCCGCCATGCATGGCCGAGGGTTGGCCAGTGAAGTCGTGACACGGGTTCTTGCCTGGGGCGATCAAGAATTCGGGCGGGCAAGAACTGTCTGCATCATCGATCCGCAAAACACCGGTTCACTGAACGTCGCGGCAAAGTGCGGCTACCGGGAAGTGTTGCGAACCACCTATCACGACAATGCTACGGTCCTCCTCGAGAGATACCCATGACAGGGTACATTGTCGACTGAACCCAATTGTTCTGCTAAGTGTCGATCGTCACGTCAGGGGGGATCGACGATGCATGCAATCAACATGACAATCATCAAATTATTCTGGGCGACGCTTGCGCTTATGCTGGCGGTGCGACTTGCCGCTGCCGATGCGACGGTGCCGACCGCCGATATCAAAGGCGCCGCCGACAATCATCTCGCCAAGCGTTACGAAGGCTCTTTCATCGTCTCCTACGAGAAACTCGCCTACACCGATTTCAACGTGCCGCTATCGCCGCTGAAGCCGAGCGCCGACGCTGATCAGCGCGATGCGATGAACAATCGCGTTTTTGCACCAGAGAAAAAGGTCGAGGTCGAGGGTGCCTTGACCCGCATCGCCTATGTTCTGCCGGGCGAGCGCTCGCCACTCGAAGTGCTGCGCAACTATCAGGACGTGATCGAGGCGGCTGGCGGCGAAATCCTGTTCGAATGCAAGAAAGAGGAATGCGGTGGTGCGGCCGACCGTTCATCGAGCGGCGGCGGCAACCAGATGAGCCTGATGATGTACTTCTTCCATGAGGCGGATCTCAAGGATGCTGCCTTTTCCAATGGCGCCTGCGCCTTGACTTCCGGCATCAACGATCAACGCTTCTTCTCTGCCAAGGTGCCGCAGGATGGCGGCGACGCCTACGTCACCGTGCAGACCTATTCGATGATCGACGATCTCTACTGCAAGGCGCTGAGCGGCCGCACCGTCGCGGTCGTCCATGTGCTGGAGCCGAAGGCGCGCGACAAGAAGATGGTGGTCGTCGAGGCTGCGAAGATGGCGGATTCGCTGACCGCGACGGGCAGTATCTCGCTCTACGGCATCTTGTTCGACTCCGACAAGGCCGACATCAAGCCCGAATCGGAGCCAACGCTAAAGGAGATTTCGACGCTCCTGGCAAATGAGCCGAAGATGGCCGTCATCGTTGTCGGCCACACGGACAACCAGGGCGCCTTCGACTACAATCTCGACCTCTCCTCACGGCGGGCGCAGGCGGTGAGGGCGGCGCTGGTCTCGAAATACGGTATTGATGGGGCGCGGCTGACAGCGGCGGGCGCCGGCATGATGGCCCCCATCGCCAGCAACGAGGATGAAACTGGGCGCGCCAAGAATCGCCGGGTGGTGCTGGTCAAGCTGAACTGAGGCTCAAGACCGATCAGCCGGCCTTGCGGCGCAGCTTGCGCGCCAGGTCGACCCATGGGTCGGCGTCCGCTTTTGGCGCCGTGCCAGCGCCGAGGAACGAGGTCGAAGCGTCGAAGGGTTGCG encodes the following:
- the nth gene encoding endonuclease III, translating into MASPKFKKSSTPKNEVLPDRRNGSKAKPSARSAKRRSLYSPAEVHEIFRRFSVQRPEPKGELEHVNAFTLLVAVVLSAQATDAGVNKATRALFKAADTPHKMLALGEAKVGDHIRTIGLWRNKAKNVIALSEALIRDHGGEVPDDRDELVKLPGVGRKTANVVLNMAFGQHTMAVDTHILRIGNRLGLAPGKTPEQVEQELLRIIPDEYMRHAHHWLILHGRYVCKARKPDCPACVIADICKAEVKTTSIPAPLVPIDPVETALEGAAQ
- a CDS encoding ribokinase, which produces MIIVVGSINLDLIANVDRLPGPGETVGGSGFATAPGGKGANQALAAARAGATVRMVGAVGKDSFANDALALLRDGKIDLSGVGETFASTGTALIMVGGDGENMIAVVPGANDSVLPGDLSKAFLKKGDVVLLQHEIPLQTVDAALDAARAAGAITVLNTAPFRGEAAAFLGKADYVVANETEFDLYVEALSLSGRDRTARMRDFADKTGRTIVVTLGGDGVMAATPADILAVPAMKITPVDTVGAGDTFCGYFAAGLSSGLPLEQALARAGAAGSLACLKPGAQPAIPLAKDVDAALQKSKG
- a CDS encoding bifunctional helix-turn-helix domain-containing protein/methylated-DNA--[protein]-cysteine S-methyltransferase, giving the protein MSVQTTAVLKKDITPEGSDYEIVRRAIEKISLDYRDQPSLEELAEEVGETPTGLQKLFTRWAGLSPKAFLQAVTLDHARKLLDSGMPLLETSFELGMSGPGRLHDLFVTHEAMSPGDYKTRGAGLTIRYGYHPSPFGTALIMATDRGLAGLAFSDPGEERATFADMSSRWPNAVYVEDMAATGPYAARIFDSTLWRPDQPLHVVMIGTDFQVRVWEALLKIPMGKARTYSSIAASIGTPSASRAVGAANGANPISFVVPCHRAIGKSGDLTGYHWGLTRKRAILGWEAGQISS
- a CDS encoding GNAT family N-acetyltransferase, with product MSAVQARSAPAIETERTILRAHRLEDFDAYVAMWADPVVTRFIGGKPRTREESWMRFLRHSGLWSLLGYGFWAIEEKATGRFIGEAGFHDLKRDIVPSIEGIPEAGWALAPAMHGRGLASEVVTRVLAWGDQEFGRARTVCIIDPQNTGSLNVAAKCGYREVLRTTYHDNATVLLERYP
- a CDS encoding LysE family translocator, whose protein sequence is MSLELYAAYVLACIVIILVPGPTVTLIIANSIRHGSRAGLANVAGTQAGLAIMIAIVGIGLNTLIAGMGHWFEWVRLIGAAYLIWMGVQMFRAKGTLNADGTARKPRGGFFLQGLLVALSNPKTLVFFGAFFPQFIAPQGNYTLQIVVMGLTAMIFAAMSDSTYALAAGRAGRLLSASRIKLMSRISGSFLVGGGLWLAFSRSK
- a CDS encoding amidase, which produces MRPQTKHDLPPAGAICRLSAVELAERIKRKDLSVREVVTAFLDRIEAVNPLVNAIVSLRDRAEILDEADRADAHLARGGHAGSLFGLPIAIKDLASTTGLRTSFGSPIFADFVPQEDDFFVERIREAGAIIIGKTNVPEFGLGSNTYNNVFGPTLNAFDPALTAGGSSGGAAVALALDMVPLADGSDFGGSLRNPAAWNNVYGFRPSQGLVPGGPDFEVFHAQMGVEGPMGRNVADMALLLDVQAGYHPHAPLSYEKQGSFLEGLATPVTGGRIAWFGDLGGHLPIEPGILDLCEAALGRFAEASFATEPLLPDFDFEALWQAFVMLRQASSGCALKIHYDDPARRGLLKPEAVWEVENAMRLTAPQIRAASVVRTSWHRTLLSIFDRFDLIALPTAQVFPFEVGTHWPREVAGRAMDSYHRWMQVSAYATLGGCPAVNVPVGFDDKGRPMGMQLIGRPRGDLAVLKAAAAYEATLSWQAGA
- a CDS encoding DUF2214 family protein, producing METTDLVLAILHHLLVFSLAGIIGAEFVLIRGELPAATIRRLIGIDRHYGILAGLITSSMG
- a CDS encoding DUF4892 domain-containing protein: MTIIKLFWATLALMLAVRLAAADATVPTADIKGAADNHLAKRYEGSFIVSYEKLAYTDFNVPLSPLKPSADADQRDAMNNRVFAPEKKVEVEGALTRIAYVLPGERSPLEVLRNYQDVIEAAGGEILFECKKEECGGAADRSSSGGGNQMSLMMYFFHEADLKDAAFSNGACALTSGINDQRFFSAKVPQDGGDAYVTVQTYSMIDDLYCKALSGRTVAVVHVLEPKARDKKMVVVEAAKMADSLTATGSISLYGILFDSDKADIKPESEPTLKEISTLLANEPKMAVIVVGHTDNQGAFDYNLDLSSRRAQAVRAALVSKYGIDGARLTAAGAGMMAPIASNEDETGRAKNRRVVLVKLN
- a CDS encoding DUF2214 family protein, which translates into the protein MAAFAVVGLLSILPTIRFISWNRQAVANPSFLVPPAELASVKTYIRAEAFVFLLIPVFAAAMARGYGY
- a CDS encoding DUF2244 domain-containing protein, whose protein sequence is MGDTNASFQADEPIFHALLTPHRSLGRTGFAVMMGALVLGWVVTGVFFLSRGAWPVFGFFGLDVIAVYIAFRANYRAARAREEVSVSRTSLDIRKTAPSGKSEAHRFNPFWARFSVARHAEIGITRMTVEAQGQNVPIGGFLNPDDRESFAKAFSRALATAKTR